In Desulfobacterales bacterium, one DNA window encodes the following:
- a CDS encoding DsrE family protein, which yields MPDVKKITFIVTHSDDDPELATIPFMLATGSMAMGIQPVVMLQSKGVMIALRGFASHIHFEKANPLKDLVDVYIEAGFKLLVCSPCMEKRKMKQDDLIDGAL from the coding sequence ATGCCGGATGTAAAAAAAATTACGTTTATCGTTACGCATTCAGATGATGATCCCGAACTGGCCACGATTCCGTTTATGCTGGCTACCGGCAGCATGGCCATGGGGATTCAGCCGGTTGTGATGCTTCAGAGTAAGGGGGTGATGATTGCGCTCAGGGGGTTTGCCAGCCACATTCATTTTGAAAAAGCCAATCCGCTCAAGGATCTGGTTGATGTGTATATCGAGGCCGGTTTTAAACTGCTGGTATGCTCCCCTTGCATGGAAAAGCGAAAAATGAAGCAGGATGATTTGATAGACGGTGCGCTTG